The nucleotide window cacttcttttttttaatcttgtgtaAGAAAAATTTCAATTGAGAGAGAACAAATTTTAAGACTaatatatcctttttaaaaatctaaagacaAAAATAGTAAATAGGGCttaatttgttatatattttaactaaATAACAAtgcaacaaaaatgtttaaataccaagcacagcacagcacataagtGGCATAAGTGAAGCACAGAAATATTTATCCTTTGAAAAAGTATCTACTTCCCTGAGTGCCTAATCATTTAGTGACtacatagttggacacgacttagcgactgagcacaagcccAAGACCATGCATTAGGTGTATATTAGGACACCTAATGTATGGTCTTgagcttgtgctcagtcgctaagtggtgatcaactctttttgaccctatagactgcaatctgccaggctcctctgtccatgggatttcccaggcaagaatactgctgtaggtcgctatttcttcctccagggaatcttcccaactcagagatcgaacctgtgtctcctgcattggcaggcagattctctaccactgagccacctgggaagtacctTTCTATTAATACCAGTAATTttgttattcattctttttttattttttgttgttgttcattcttaGAGTAACTTTATTCCTCAACATCATCACAGAAACTCATGTCATTAATAAATGCTCTCTCCTGAGCTCTGAAACATCTTACAGTAGATCAGAATCTGACGAATACTCGAACCACAATTTTGCATCAGAGGTAAGGATCTAATGGTCCAAGGACAAGTGTGTTTTGTTTGATCAGCAGTGTCTTAAAAAAACTGAGGCATTTCATACAAGCATCCAGACTTGTTTTGTCttgaaaaatcaaacattttggCAAACTGGGCCTAAAAATCTCCTGTGGAAACAAAAGGCTACTGTTGTGCAGTTGCTATGGCCTTTAAAGAGGGAATGTTCTCTCTCttcacccctccccaccactcACCACTGTCTCACACTACCAGCCTAGCTTGACAGGCATTTGAATTTGAGCCCACACTCTACAGCCAGTTAAGTCACACCCACTCATCTTTCCCAAGATTTTACATTAATTACTTTGCCAAGTTAACAACCTTTCACCATCTTCAGCAGCAGGTCCTCCACAATTTCTACCCTAGAGTTTATATCTTCTAATCAGATACCAAGTAACACAAAAACATGCATAAGAAAAAGATCTAGGGCATAAAGAATGGATGTATGGATACCAGAgcggggaagaaggggagggatgaattgggagattgggtttgacatatacactactgatattATGTATTAACTAGATAacaaatgagaacctactgtatagcacagggaactctactcagtgctctgcagtgacctaaatgggaaagaagccTAAAAAAAAgggaatatgtatatacatatagctggttcactttgctgaacagcaaaaacacacacaacattgtaaagcaagtatactccaataaaaattaataaataaattaaaaaaaagatctagggaactctgcattgaaaaaCCTTTTCCTACCAAAGTAGTAAAACTCTACTTACCAGTTTGGAATTGGTGACTGGTTTATTTCTTAAAGCTGGGGGTCTATAAGCTGTTGCAACTTTAGGTTCTTCACTAGGCACATCACTTGGAACTACTTGGTAAGTTATTGCTTTTTCTGGAAATATTCCATCTAAGAATGGCTGCCAAGAAACCTGCCATAATTCTGCATTTGATGGTACATCATACTTGTGCAAGACAGAGCCTGTATAATGCCAAATCTTGTACCCATTATTAACACGTAACCGTGGGGCACATGTGGCTGTTAAAATATGCTCACCATCTGGGCACCAAGCAAAATATGTAGAATCAGAGGCCACTGGTTTAGAGAtaagtttgtactttttaacaTCCCACACTTCCATTTGTCCCCTCAGATTCCCAAATCCAGCTAGTACTAATATATGTCCATGAGGGCTGTAGTAGGCTGCATTACGAGGGCCAGTTCCAAAGTCAAATACGGGATCACACTTCAGGTTGAAAACTGTCGCTTTGGCAGGCATGAACCCATACACGGCACAAAACTCAGTAGAACTAGAATTCCAAACCACATCGTAGATGGGGCCGTTTTTCGctggaaaaagaagataaaatctgttaGAGATAAAGAATTCTATACAGGAATATAATATTTAGTAGTACAAGTTATAATCATACAATATTCATAAACAAGTCAAACAAGAAAAATCCAAAACTTTCACAGTAtgataaaattaagattttttacaTGACATACTGTGGGAATTAATGTATATTTCCTTTAAACATTTTGGCAATTTGGACTCATAGAAGCatcagctattattattattaaactatTGACAGTTTTCCTTGAGAGaggcaatatatgtatatagcaataaaaacacaaaaaagacatGCCACAAAAATAAGcctctctggtggttcagtggtaaagaacttgcctgccaattcaggagatgtgggttccatccctgggtcaggaagagcccctggagaaggaagtggcaacccactccagtatacttgcctagaaaatcccactgacagaggagcctagcatgctacagcgtggggtcgcaaaagagtcagacacaacttagagactaaacaaccatGACACAAGGACAACCAATCCTCTATCATATTTCCTGCatattatttcagaatatttttgttgaaattaAGGTTCTCTCCCTTAAAtacataaatgcacacacacacacaaaagttttaaacctttcttgtttcatttaataCTCCTATCTTGGAAATTCTTCCGTAAAGGCACACTGAGCTTTGCCTCATTCAGCTGCACTGCGTTCCATTACAAACCCTGCTATTTACTTTCCATTTGTGTAAATTTACACAAATAACACCTGTAAGAGAGAAACTGCCTGGTCAAAGGACACATAAATTTACTTGATAATGTACACTGAAATGCCCTTTAAAGaagttgcaccaatttacactacCAATAATTTTTGATAGCAAAGACTTTCCCCTCATTCTCACTcactgtttcatatttttatctttgcCAACCTACTAAGTGGAAAACTGTGTCTGGTTTCCTTTATTATAAGCTAAGCACCTTTTAATACACTTATACataatcttatttctttttttagtgtCCTATAATATAGTCCTGTGGACTATTTTTTACTGTCCTAtacctatttttatttcctattattgGTCTTTGTTATACTTAATATACTATCAAAAATCATCTTTTCTCATAATCAtcccttttctaaaaatatttttccctaaTATATTGTTTGTTTTGCTTAGTTTATGGACTTTTTTCTTCCCCCAATGTAGAAATCTATAATTTCATATACTCAAACTTACCACTTGCCCCATATGACTTCTGTCGTGTTTAGAAAGTCTTATTCTACTTTAAGATTAGAAGAAAATTCTCCCGCATTTTCTTCTAGTTCTATAGTTTTAGACATAATTTTTTGGCCCAGCCAGAACTTATTTTGGTAAACAAGTAGTAGCAAAATCTTTTTGTTACAAATAGCCAACTGTCCCCAAAGCATGTATTAAAAGAGCAGCATTTTTACCCATGATTCAAATGCTGACTTTATTATAAGTCAATGGCTACAGAAGTATGGATCTATTTCTGAATCCTGTTGTTTTCCACTGATTATCTGCCTAACCATAACACAGAACGAAACTGTCTTCATTACAATTGCTTTATATCTTAATAGTATCAGAATCCCTCTTTCCTTACTCTTTTTTTACATAGTTTTCAAACCATTCTTGCATGTTTACTTTTTGATAGCAACTTTGGAACGAGCTTATCTagttgtaaaaaaagaaaatccactggcattctaatttaatttttagatcAGTTTGGAGAGAAATGACATCTTTGTAAAATTCTCACGAAAGGTTAGTTTGCCCTTCGTtagttttagttttcttcctATCAGCCCtatatatttcttgtttttttgttgcCATATATGGAATCTTTCCTTCCATTATGCTTTATAAGAGGATGCTGTTTATACTGTGACAATCTGTATGAGCTGAGGTGATTTGCTTTTCACCTTTCAAAACGTATACTTATTCTTTTGATCAGGAATACTGACTAGGTCTTTCAGAATGTTCAACAATAGTAGAAAGTGCATGGGGGGAGTCATCCTTGTTTGGTTCCTGACTTCAATGGGACTACAtactgttttaaaagaaagtttacCTTACCCTTAGATgttcaattcaaaataaaaaagattactgAGTTGCaggaattttaaaactattaagtTACCTTAACTCCTTGAAACAAAGTATGAAGTGGCTAACACTCTTCAGTTCTGAAGATGATGCTAAACCCACTAGATCAACTTGCTGTCATAGTTAAATAAGCTCCCAAAGAGCTAATACAGTGGAATTACCTCACTCAGCAAGTTCCCTACTCAACTTACAGCAAAACTAAATTAACTAATTGGATTCTGTCAAAATAGGGTATGTTTGGGGATGAGTTAAATTCCTTAATGAAGATAAATTTTATCTTAAAGGTTGTTAAAATACGTGAGTTCTATCACTTGATCAACAACTTagatgtggacttccctggtggtctggtggttaagaatttgccttgcaatgcagggaaagtggggtcaatccctggtcaaggaacgaagatcacacatgctgtggagcagctaagcctactgagcctgtgagccacaatcagagagtctgtgtgctgcagctaagacctgacacaacttaaaaaaaaaaaaaaaaaaagaacttcgaTGGTAACATTTTTATGGCACAGTATTTTTGACTATCATCGATTCTCCCAAAGGGAGACTCCTGGAGCACTCACGTAATTGTACCACGGCACTTTCTCCATTTGTTGCAATGTAGTGCAGCGTCTGTTCCCCATAGTAGGAAGCTCCTGTCTTGTCAACATCTGTACTAGCTATTACCAACACAGCAGTAGCTAAAAGGATAAAAACTTTAATTAggtttaaaacataaattaaccTAATGTTGATAAGAAGAGCATTAAAAAGTGTAACAGACCATATGTAAATTTTCAATAAACAAACACtggtaatttttcctttttctatacaCACAGGAATATAAGTCTCAATTAATGCTTGATAAACAAAATGGGAGATAAAAAGATATTTCTCATACCTTTTTTATTCCATAGCATTGTGACCTTATCAGCCTTAAAGAAACTTTTATTGGCTAAAGCTGCATGAGGCTCATCAAAGTTGGGGTACTGATATAATCTAACAAATGAAGGTGCACCCTTACTTCCTGGAACATAGACAGCCACCTAAGATACACAGACATAagtaaatacttaattttttgaaGCATATAAACTAAGATGGACATGTCTTTAAAGTCACCAAAAACTAGGAAAAGGCTTAATCTCAAACCATTCcacatgaacaaacaaaaacattagcAATTACCTTGTATGGTTGGGGTCCAGGTGATAACacaaaatcattaatttttttcaaatgcaatTTATTTGCAATtgtgtctaaaaaaaaaagtaaatggtgTTAGGTTAATGAGCAAAAGGTAATAGATATGTGTCAAATTCTGAATATATCATAAAAGGTTAATGTAACTATACACAAAATGTAGTCTCATGTAGGCCAGGCAGAGCTACACAGTAGAAAAAGCATGGGGTGAGAGCGAGATAGACCTATGCTTGAATTCTTACTCAGACActactaactgtgtgaccttcGCCAAGTAAGAGAATCACATACTTAATTCCTAGtacacagtgccaggcacaaagTAGGTATTAAATAGGTATCTATTCTCTTCCCTTAAACCTCTGAACTAATGTTGTCGTAGAGCCCATCTGATGGGAAAGATGACTAGCTTGCTACTGTAGAATGTGGATATGAAAATTCCGTAATTAACATGATACACAGATCCATAACAATGATAATCACAACAATAGTAACAATAACAATGGctggatatttgttgaatgattacTCCGTGCCAGGTAGTAAGAAACCATGTTATCAACACTACTGCTCTCATGGTCAATGGGATCAAGAGCTATTACTCTCCCTTTGTTCAAATATGAGATCAACAGCCGTTCAAAAGTAGCATACCCAGCTGCTAAACTGGCAGCCCCCTCCTTTCAGCATGCTCATGAAGTGGCAAGTAAGATAAATAAGCAAGCTAACCCCAAATCAGCGGGAACAGATTAAGTCTCAAAAGCAGGACATTGAAGGGTACAGCTAAATGACTGTGTGGATGTTATCAAAATCAGCTTGCACACCATCTCTGGTACATGTGAACAGTTTCTAATTCCCATTTTACTTTCTCAACTTACAACATGGTTATGTCCTGATAAACccattttaagttgaaaatatcataAGCTGAAAATGCATGTAATACACCTGATGCATCGCTTATGTTAGACTATCctaaatgtgctcagaacacttaatGTTAGTCTATAGTTGAGCAAAATCATTAAACACAATGctgattttataataaaatgttggatATCTCATGTAATCCATTGAATACTGAACTAAAAATGAATAACATAATCGCTGTAAGAGTCCAGAATAGCTGTAAGTGTATCAGTTGTTGACCCTTGTGATCAcatggctgactgggagctgtggCTCACTGCTGCTGCCCAACATCATGTATCATACCACATATCTCTAGCCCAGGGAAAGATCAACACTCAAAGTACAATTTCTACTGAATATATAtagctttcattttattataaagtCAAAAAAGATAAGCCAAACTATCCAAGTTGGGGACTGTCTGTACTGAAAAGTGTTCAGTCACCAACAGAATGCTCTAAGGACAAAAGGAACTacaaaatttcttctttaaagtatttttcagtaatcatgttATTGGTGTTATATTGCTGGTACTGCTATTCTAAAAACACTATGTGGTCGAGTAGAACAAAGCAAATGAATAATTATATGGATGTACTATTCTCAAACTATCTCCCCTGGTAGCCCAGAGAACCAGATTCTCAGTGTTAGCAAAAAAACAATACAGATGAAagctaagaaagaagaaaaaaaagagtagaaacaATGATCAATCAACACAGTAGCAAAGAGAATCCTCTACACCCAGACTGTAGTCTCTAAATACCATTTTCCACCAAAAGAGAGCAGAGTGTACTAGAGAATTGGCTGATTATACGTATATAgcaagaaataaataagataacCCTAGAATGACTTGTCCCACCATACAGCAAAGAAGTCATTAAAGACCAATGACAGGACAATTTaagcattaataaaaataatttttaaatggattaataaaataataaaattttaataaaattaaaaataatttttaaatggattaatCATATATGTTTATTAGGTTGGGGGGAGGCTAACTTGTCTAAGGGATCTAGTTGCTAGTGAAAGAATTCATTTCGTTAAAAGTGATAAACGAAAAGAATATTTATCTTGCCTTTCCGATATAAAAAGTAACACTAGGTAACCAAATAGTAGAAAGGGGAATTCTCTTTATAGTGGTAGTATAAACTAACAAATGAGATGAGAAGGAGGGAAACTTTAATATCAGCAATTTCTAACCACTCATAAAATAATGGATCAAGGCACTGAATATTAATGCCAATTAACTATACAAAATTAAGGACAATGAGACATTAGGTGcttcttgataaaaaaaaaatactgccttATGATGATGTAGTCTTGCCCTCATATCTCCCAAAAAGAACTTAAAACTGACCAACTCTAGATTCAAAGTTATTTACTATTTGAATAGATGAATATGGTAAATTACAGAATAGGATACAAGAGCAAAACTTAAATTATGGGAAGATATATAATACAAGTAACCTTGTTCCTAAAATAATAAACTgcaaggggaaagaaagaatagagaggaaatctatatttaaagaaacttatatatatatatcaactgtAATATGAAAGACATTATCTGgatcttaagttttaaaaaacttacatTTGCAATTATTAGAAATTTGAAACTGACCAGATATTTTATAATCTGTGATAACAGTATTATGACTACcttactgaaatatttacaagtAAAATTATATGATGTTTACGATTTGCTTAAGCAGAGTAAGAGAGATGGTAGGTGAATAGATGCCTGGATGAAGAAGGACTGGCAACAGGCTGATGATTACTGGGACTAGGTGTCTACTTTTGTGTTTGAAATtctacacaatattttaaaaattcatatcacAGAATTTCAATAGCAACTAAACTCAGTAAGAGctattcaaatatattaatttagtAGTAATTAGATGGTaaaaacttattataaaatagtatatttgTGTTATAACATTTTACTAGCATTTAGACTTCAGTTACTCAAATGAATTCCTATAACAGCAACTGTTGTTAACATAAAAACAGGATTTAGGAGAACCATATGATGCCATATAAGGCAATAAAAACTGTACACATttatagtaaataataaaattatttcgtAAATCTTTCCATACTAAAGTTGTTGTTTTCAAAAAAGTGAACTTCATTGTTCACATTTCGGGCACAAAGCGTTTCATCTTCTGACCAGGAAGGACACCTACAATGAAGAGCAAGAATATAACTATAGCATGTTAAAGTTTATTATATTGTTTACCATTTAAGGAAGAATACTTATAAACAAAGATCAAGATCTTACTCTACTGTATTTCCACATACAAAATCCTTAAAGATCTGGATTTTGATCTGACAAGTTATATTCTAAAttataccagaaaaacaaacaatatacaaaaaatatatttaaaatatttaaaaataactaatattttaaagcacttatttaccaattttgcatttttttctgaatgaagGACTTCAAACATGTTCCAGTTTTCACATCATAAAGTTGCAGATTGGGTAGCCCAGCTGTATCATCTTTAGAAGctgccataaaaataaattttttttttgcagtaactGTCTCCTAACACCAGTAAAAAGATTTCATTCTTAGAAAAAATTTCAACAAGATTATAAAGATCAGGTAAGAGATGCTTTAAATCAATTTTCCCCCTCTAACGTAAGTTATAGATTTAATCGCCCATTCCTAAAGCCATGACGATATGACAGCTGTTTGAGAAGTTCAGTATTTCTGAAATGAGTCAATtactacagtttttaaaaatacttaggaGATTTCTTGTTTGTTAAGTCTGATGTGGTTTGCTGTTAAACAGATTAAACTGTCTTATTATGAAAGCTGTGTCTATAAGTCACACGCATGAAAAAAAGTTACATAAAACCACTCATAGTTCTCAACTGATTCTCCAATTCTTGTTTACTTACCTGGAAAACTAAGATTCATTACAGTCCATGCCTCTTAGAAGAACAAACTCAGAAGGTTTATAACCCTATAATGAACTActaactgatgctgggagggattgggggcaggaggagaaggggacaacagaggatgagatggctggatggcattgagatggctggatggcatcaccg belongs to Bubalus bubalis isolate 160015118507 breed Murrah chromosome 1, NDDB_SH_1, whole genome shotgun sequence and includes:
- the EIF2A gene encoding eukaryotic translation initiation factor 2A isoform X1 — encoded protein: MAPSTPLLTVRGSEGLYMVNGPPHFTESTVFPRESGKNCKAYTFSKDGTLFAWGNGEKINVISVTKKGLLHSFNLPKAVCLEFSPKNTVLATWQPYTTSKDDTAGLPNLQLYDVKTGTCLKSFIQKKMQNWCPSWSEDETLCARNVNNEVHFFENNNFNTIANKLHLKKINDFVLSPGPQPYKVAVYVPGSKGAPSFVRLYQYPNFDEPHAALANKSFFKADKVTMLWNKKATAVLVIASTDVDKTGASYYGEQTLHYIATNGESAVVQLPKNGPIYDVVWNSSSTEFCAVYGFMPAKATVFNLKCDPVFDFGTGPRNAAYYSPHGHILVLAGFGNLRGQMEVWDVKKYKLISKPVASDSTYFAWCPDGEHILTATCAPRLRVNNGYKIWHYTGSVLHKYDVPSNAELWQVSWQPFLDGIFPEKAITYQVVPSDVPSEEPKVATAYRPPALRNKPVTNSKLHEEEPPQNMKPQPGNEKPLSKTALKNQRKHEAKKAAKQEARIDKSPDMPPAPAPQSTPRNTISQSTSGDPETDKKIKNLKKKLRAIEQLKEQAATGKQLEKNQLEKIQKEKALLQELEDLELGI
- the EIF2A gene encoding eukaryotic translation initiation factor 2A isoform X2 codes for the protein MAPSTPLLTVRGSEGLYMVNGPPHFTESTVFPRINVISVTKKGLLHSFNLPKAVCLEFSPKNTVLATWQPYTTSKDDTAGLPNLQLYDVKTGTCLKSFIQKKMQNWCPSWSEDETLCARNVNNEVHFFENNNFNTIANKLHLKKINDFVLSPGPQPYKVAVYVPGSKGAPSFVRLYQYPNFDEPHAALANKSFFKADKVTMLWNKKATAVLVIASTDVDKTGASYYGEQTLHYIATNGESAVVQLPKNGPIYDVVWNSSSTEFCAVYGFMPAKATVFNLKCDPVFDFGTGPRNAAYYSPHGHILVLAGFGNLRGQMEVWDVKKYKLISKPVASDSTYFAWCPDGEHILTATCAPRLRVNNGYKIWHYTGSVLHKYDVPSNAELWQVSWQPFLDGIFPEKAITYQVVPSDVPSEEPKVATAYRPPALRNKPVTNSKLHEEEPPQNMKPQPGNEKPLSKTALKNQRKHEAKKAAKQEARIDKSPDMPPAPAPQSTPRNTISQSTSGDPETDKKIKNLKKKLRAIEQLKEQAATGKQLEKNQLEKIQKEKALLQELEDLELGI
- the EIF2A gene encoding eukaryotic translation initiation factor 2A isoform X3, whose amino-acid sequence is MDHHILQKAQCSQENLGKTAKPIPLVKMGPCLPGAMEKTSKDDTAGLPNLQLYDVKTGTCLKSFIQKKMQNWCPSWSEDETLCARNVNNEVHFFENNNFNTIANKLHLKKINDFVLSPGPQPYKVAVYVPGSKGAPSFVRLYQYPNFDEPHAALANKSFFKADKVTMLWNKKATAVLVIASTDVDKTGASYYGEQTLHYIATNGESAVVQLPKNGPIYDVVWNSSSTEFCAVYGFMPAKATVFNLKCDPVFDFGTGPRNAAYYSPHGHILVLAGFGNLRGQMEVWDVKKYKLISKPVASDSTYFAWCPDGEHILTATCAPRLRVNNGYKIWHYTGSVLHKYDVPSNAELWQVSWQPFLDGIFPEKAITYQVVPSDVPSEEPKVATAYRPPALRNKPVTNSKLHEEEPPQNMKPQPGNEKPLSKTALKNQRKHEAKKAAKQEARIDKSPDMPPAPAPQSTPRNTISQSTSGDPETDKKIKNLKKKLRAIEQLKEQAATGKQLEKNQLEKIQKEKALLQELEDLELGI
- the EIF2A gene encoding eukaryotic translation initiation factor 2A isoform X4; protein product: MGPCLPGAMEKTSKDDTAGLPNLQLYDVKTGTCLKSFIQKKMQNWCPSWSEDETLCARNVNNEVHFFENNNFNTIANKLHLKKINDFVLSPGPQPYKVAVYVPGSKGAPSFVRLYQYPNFDEPHAALANKSFFKADKVTMLWNKKATAVLVIASTDVDKTGASYYGEQTLHYIATNGESAVVQLPKNGPIYDVVWNSSSTEFCAVYGFMPAKATVFNLKCDPVFDFGTGPRNAAYYSPHGHILVLAGFGNLRGQMEVWDVKKYKLISKPVASDSTYFAWCPDGEHILTATCAPRLRVNNGYKIWHYTGSVLHKYDVPSNAELWQVSWQPFLDGIFPEKAITYQVVPSDVPSEEPKVATAYRPPALRNKPVTNSKLHEEEPPQNMKPQPGNEKPLSKTALKNQRKHEAKKAAKQEARIDKSPDMPPAPAPQSTPRNTISQSTSGDPETDKKIKNLKKKLRAIEQLKEQAATGKQLEKNQLEKIQKEKALLQELEDLELGI